Proteins from one Ranitomeya variabilis isolate aRanVar5 chromosome 1, aRanVar5.hap1, whole genome shotgun sequence genomic window:
- the DDIT4L gene encoding DNA damage-inducible transcript 4-like protein, whose translation MDLLSAEPNIGDALSFVRTCHLVTMLENSLYRAKSTKLQCSKVLVPTELTTKVAQEALKLSLDEPCGLRGCIIYVNLENNNKQAALDTLVYDCSVEPTFELKLVLKQDIEGWDYLRDLLINRTCFPQLFRSVIKLSPKFHISKRRLYFSVLGAGIEEC comes from the coding sequence ATGGATCTCCTGTCCGCTGAACCCAACATTGGAGATGCCCTATCTTTTGTGAGAACGTGCCATTTAGTGACAATGTTAGAGAATAGCTTGTATAGAGCAAAAAGTACAAAACTTCAGTGTTCAAAAGTTCTGGTCCCCACAGAGCTCACCACAAAGGTGGCCCAGGAGGCACTAAAATTATCCTTGGATGAACCCTGTGGATTGCGAGGTTGCATTATATACGTGAATCTGGAAAACAACAACAAGCAAGCGGCCTTGGACACATTGGTGTATGACTGCTCAGTGGAACCAACCTTTGAACTGAAGCTTGTTCTAAAGCAGGACATTGAAGGATGGGACTACCTAAGAGACCTTCTCATCAACAGGACCTGTTTCCCACAACTTTTCAGGAGTGTTATCAAATTAAGTCCCAAATTTCATATATCCAAGAGGAGATTGTATTTTTCAGTTCTAGGAGCAGGAATTGAAGAATGTTAG